Proteins co-encoded in one Meiothermus sp. genomic window:
- a CDS encoding glycosyltransferase family 2 protein: MKPTVSVVVPARNEEEMIGACLESILRQEPPPYEVILVDNGSTDRTGEIGRSLGVRVIYQPQPGLHIARQTGLEAATGEVVAATDADCRVEPGWIAAIQEAFSDPEVVETYGPLEFFDGPLFDRLLSRYGYPLFLGLMAKLGQPNTAGGNHAVRRQVALEVGGYDVPFGEDLRLMLKLKQRGKIVYTPKARVLTSGRRLSKGRWKMYGVHLKNIWARLRGAPQDYGPDYYADRERQ; this comes from the coding sequence ATGAAACCTACCGTCAGCGTGGTAGTACCGGCCCGCAACGAAGAAGAGATGATTGGGGCATGCCTGGAGTCCATTTTGCGACAGGAGCCGCCCCCCTACGAAGTCATTCTGGTGGACAACGGCTCCACCGACCGAACCGGCGAGATCGGGCGCAGCCTGGGGGTGCGGGTGATCTACCAGCCCCAGCCCGGCCTGCACATCGCCCGCCAGACCGGCCTCGAGGCCGCTACTGGGGAAGTGGTGGCCGCTACCGATGCCGACTGCAGGGTAGAGCCCGGCTGGATTGCCGCCATCCAGGAGGCTTTTAGCGATCCGGAAGTGGTGGAAACCTACGGCCCGCTCGAGTTTTTCGATGGCCCTCTGTTCGACCGGCTGCTCTCGCGCTATGGCTACCCGCTGTTTTTAGGCCTCATGGCTAAGCTAGGCCAGCCCAACACCGCCGGGGGCAACCACGCAGTACGCCGGCAGGTGGCCCTCGAGGTAGGCGGTTACGACGTACCCTTCGGCGAAGACCTGCGGCTGATGCTCAAACTCAAACAGCGTGGCAAAATTGTCTATACCCCCAAAGCCAGGGTGCTCACCTCGGGCCGCCGCTTAAGCAAGGGGCGCTGGAAGATGTACGGGGTGCACCTCAAGAATATCTGGGCCCGCTTGCGCGGTGCGCCCCAGGATTACGGCCCCGACTATTATGCAGACCGGGAACGGCAATAA
- a CDS encoding polysaccharide deacetylase family protein, which yields MEVVALILLLPAFYLAADLIHRWMGVGSIAWGSRSSPKIALTFDDGPSTHTQAILERLRQHGVKATFFVLGSQAQKYPELMERIRAEGHQIESHGQVHRPAFFLWPWQEARQIRAIPGRFYRPPHGIHTPFTRWLTKAAGKQIALWDVESKDWTKQDPQALARRILVWCKPGSIVLLHDNDQFPQTLAILDEILPRLKELGYQPVRLDELETRPLTWREGLMRASQGGHERYFIKNKVERLGLGPFDYLAVSPCAFPGPSQPGLQKGEPSLEVHLDSVRTPAMTQIQLLREGRKGFTLLAEYVQSNPEIRGIWGISQAAAGLRVFGFHLAPVTFLQRLISGTASAWFLWLYRGELPRRSLPSALLGYSPREEFLARWLKKAKAPENPQ from the coding sequence GTGGAAGTTGTCGCTCTGATCTTGCTTTTGCCAGCTTTTTATCTGGCGGCAGACCTGATTCACCGCTGGATGGGCGTGGGTTCGATTGCCTGGGGTAGCCGGAGCAGCCCCAAAATTGCCCTTACCTTCGACGACGGTCCCAGCACCCACACCCAAGCTATCCTCGAGCGCCTGCGACAACACGGGGTGAAGGCTACTTTTTTCGTGCTGGGAAGTCAGGCCCAAAAATACCCTGAGCTCATGGAAAGGATCCGGGCCGAAGGACATCAAATCGAGTCTCACGGTCAGGTACACCGTCCGGCCTTTTTCCTGTGGCCCTGGCAGGAGGCCCGCCAGATTCGGGCCATACCGGGTCGCTTCTACCGCCCGCCCCACGGCATTCATACCCCTTTTACCCGCTGGCTGACCAAGGCCGCGGGCAAACAGATAGCCCTGTGGGACGTGGAGTCGAAGGACTGGACAAAGCAAGACCCCCAGGCCCTGGCCCGGCGCATTCTGGTATGGTGCAAGCCCGGTTCCATCGTTCTCCTGCACGACAATGACCAGTTCCCGCAGACCCTGGCGATTCTGGATGAAATTCTGCCCAGGCTCAAAGAACTTGGTTACCAGCCGGTACGGCTCGATGAGCTCGAGACCCGACCGCTCACCTGGCGCGAAGGCCTTATGCGGGCCAGTCAGGGCGGGCACGAGCGATACTTCATCAAGAACAAAGTAGAGCGGCTGGGGCTGGGCCCCTTCGATTATCTGGCGGTAAGCCCCTGTGCTTTCCCTGGCCCCAGCCAGCCCGGCTTGCAAAAAGGTGAACCCAGCCTCGAGGTGCACCTCGACTCGGTACGCACCCCAGCCATGACTCAGATACAGCTTTTGCGCGAGGGACGCAAGGGTTTCACGCTGCTGGCCGAGTATGTGCAATCCAATCCGGAAATTAGAGGTATATGGGGCATTTCCCAGGCTGCTGCAGGGTTGCGGGTGTTTGGGTTTCATCTGGCCCCAGTTACTTTCCTGCAACGGCTGATTAGCGGCACGGCCAGCGCGTGGTTTTTGTGGCTCTACCGGGGAGAGCTGCCCAGGCGCTCGCTGCCTTCAGCCCTGCTGGGGTATAGCCCTCGGGAGGAATTCCTGGCCCGGTGGCTCAAAAAAGCCAAAGCCCCAGAAAACCCTCAATAG
- a CDS encoding heavy-metal-associated domain-containing protein: MNRVLLGVRGMEQPEQVAKVSSAIKRLEGVQHVQSVDRGQLEVEYDPQQLTVMDLIRVVREQGFLAGML; the protein is encoded by the coding sequence ATGAACCGAGTGTTGTTGGGTGTACGGGGCATGGAACAGCCTGAACAGGTGGCTAAAGTCTCGAGCGCCATCAAGAGACTGGAGGGCGTACAGCACGTGCAATCCGTGGATAGAGGCCAGCTCGAGGTCGAGTACGACCCCCAGCAGCTCACCGTGATGGACTTGATCCGTGTGGTGCGTGAGCAGGGCTTCCTGGCCGGCATGCTGTAG
- a CDS encoding VWA domain-containing protein, which yields MLFGLRAAVVGLLLLAFWGPSLPLQQLRTVVLLDQSPSARDAVWKVAPQVQLPGAKYVAFASGAVQVASPTARRLDLGEGTRLGEALEKARELQADQIVLVSDGLFQDMPEVIGIPIYGLYQPPSPNLSVALTGPALPTKGETIEVRAVLESTAAVRARLTFNGPAGLVEREVQLEPGRSSLGYRFRLDGPAVVTARVESALGVEQARLELGPSDITRVWVLGDVALARYLRAQGFAVEEPREISLPIRAEVVALGVGARDLSVAELDALQGFLNQGGSLLWTATPRGLFFGGWERTNLADSLPVEPMEEPGGVGIVLVLDVSGSMLEADKLGLAVVGSLELIRSARPQDYVGVVIFSDRPRWLFRPRPMTEQGRKEAESLLLSTTAGGGTRIRRAYLEALEALEPLPTDSKQIIALTDGLAADVTPDLFDAAREASPKIRTSTVALGADADRQFLRELAQAGGGTFWDVPSPQDLPRFFLEEAQRAFKREALEGNFPVSVRPHPITRATNPPPLSVLLPAKTKPWAQTLLSSGESTVLAVGESGRGRVAALSTDLSRSWQGWPGISPLMAELVRWLSQTPARPRVQAVREQNFIRVLLEGQFERPSVRAAGREQSFAPTGPLRFEARLPREAMGEAVVFENEQPRLRLQLPALPEWRSEDGRENLRQLVEASGGRLLANTAELSRLVGRKALNLQIPLAALALLLFLLERYLERRRIAAVGF from the coding sequence ATGTTGTTTGGGCTTCGGGCCGCTGTGGTTGGCTTGCTGCTGCTGGCCTTCTGGGGGCCCAGCCTGCCATTGCAGCAGTTGCGAACAGTGGTGTTGCTTGATCAGAGCCCTTCGGCGCGGGATGCTGTCTGGAAGGTAGCACCCCAGGTTCAGCTACCCGGAGCTAAGTACGTGGCTTTTGCCAGCGGGGCTGTCCAGGTGGCCAGCCCGACGGCCCGAAGGTTGGATCTGGGCGAGGGCACCCGTCTGGGGGAAGCCCTGGAGAAAGCCCGGGAACTGCAAGCAGACCAGATTGTGCTGGTGTCGGATGGGCTGTTTCAGGATATGCCTGAGGTCATTGGAATACCCATCTACGGCCTTTACCAGCCGCCCAGTCCCAACCTTTCGGTTGCTTTGACCGGGCCAGCGCTTCCGACCAAGGGGGAGACCATCGAGGTGCGGGCCGTGCTGGAGTCTACCGCGGCGGTGCGGGCCCGACTTACCTTCAACGGGCCAGCCGGGCTTGTAGAGCGAGAAGTGCAGCTCGAGCCGGGGCGTAGCAGCCTGGGGTATCGCTTCCGGCTGGATGGGCCTGCTGTGGTGACGGCGCGGGTTGAAAGCGCCTTGGGAGTAGAGCAAGCCCGCCTCGAGCTCGGCCCCTCCGACATCACCCGGGTCTGGGTGCTGGGGGACGTGGCCCTGGCCCGCTACCTGCGGGCCCAGGGTTTTGCAGTGGAGGAGCCACGGGAAATTTCCCTACCCATCCGGGCCGAGGTGGTGGCCTTGGGGGTGGGAGCGCGGGATTTATCGGTGGCCGAGCTGGATGCCTTGCAAGGTTTTTTGAACCAGGGGGGAAGTCTGTTGTGGACGGCAACTCCCAGGGGTTTGTTTTTTGGGGGTTGGGAGCGCACCAACCTGGCCGATAGCCTGCCGGTGGAGCCGATGGAAGAGCCGGGTGGGGTGGGGATTGTGCTGGTGCTGGATGTATCGGGCAGCATGCTCGAGGCTGACAAGCTGGGGCTGGCGGTGGTGGGCTCGCTCGAGCTCATCCGTTCGGCTCGTCCCCAGGACTACGTCGGGGTGGTGATCTTTTCCGATCGTCCGCGCTGGCTGTTCCGGCCCCGGCCCATGACCGAGCAGGGCCGCAAGGAGGCTGAAAGTCTGTTGCTTTCCACTACTGCCGGTGGGGGTACCCGTATCCGCCGGGCCTACCTCGAGGCCCTCGAGGCTTTAGAGCCGCTGCCAACCGACTCCAAGCAGATTATCGCCCTTACCGATGGGCTGGCTGCGGATGTAACCCCCGATCTGTTCGATGCCGCCCGCGAGGCTAGCCCAAAAATTAGAACCAGCACGGTGGCCCTGGGTGCCGACGCCGACCGCCAGTTTTTGCGTGAGCTGGCCCAGGCCGGTGGAGGCACCTTTTGGGATGTGCCCAGCCCGCAGGATCTGCCGCGCTTTTTCCTGGAAGAAGCCCAGCGGGCCTTCAAGCGAGAGGCTCTCGAGGGCAACTTCCCGGTCTCAGTACGGCCCCACCCCATCACCCGCGCCACCAACCCACCCCCCCTCTCGGTGCTTCTGCCTGCTAAAACCAAGCCCTGGGCTCAGACCTTGCTCAGTTCAGGAGAAAGTACGGTTCTGGCAGTAGGGGAGAGCGGGCGGGGGCGGGTCGCAGCCCTTTCTACCGACCTCTCGCGCTCCTGGCAGGGCTGGCCGGGTATATCCCCCCTGATGGCTGAGCTGGTGCGCTGGCTTTCGCAGACCCCGGCCCGGCCCAGGGTGCAGGCCGTACGCGAGCAGAACTTTATTCGGGTGCTTTTAGAAGGCCAGTTTGAACGACCCAGTGTGCGCGCAGCAGGGCGGGAACAGAGCTTTGCTCCTACAGGCCCTTTGCGCTTCGAGGCGCGCTTACCGCGAGAAGCTATGGGTGAAGCAGTGGTGTTTGAAAACGAACAACCCCGGCTGCGGCTGCAACTACCTGCCCTGCCCGAGTGGCGCAGTGAGGATGGACGCGAGAATCTCCGGCAACTGGTAGAGGCCAGCGGGGGCCGCCTGCTTGCCAACACCGCCGAACTGAGCCGCCTGGTGGGGCGCAAAGCCCTGAACCTGCAAATCCCCCTGGCTGCCCTGGCCCTGCTGTTGTTTTTGCTGGAACGCTATCTGGAGCGGAGGCGTATTGCTGCCGTGGGGTTTTAG
- a CDS encoding glycosyltransferase: MRLYRIGLFTDTYLPGPNGVATSVYLLKRELRRMGHEAWVLAPEMPDADPHEDWVVRVPSVPYPFFENQRLAMPSSRLLPTEFEIFHTHTPLFIGIWGARLAYRSRLPHVSTFHTHLEKYAHYIPGVATLDKYVGIMQKVCQAFYNRADVVIAPTEPVKQLAESYAIEREIKVIPTGIDTDILQSAPDPISPWPSGKRRLLHIGRLGKEKSVDVVIRALAEIRKESDAHLALIGMGPERDELEKLAYGLGLSEHVTFVGPVPYEKIGGYYRMAELFLFASETETQGLVLWEAQAVGVPVVAVGAEGTLQGVEVGSSGYLVRPGDYRAMAERALELLRDEQLRQRFSEGARKFADQRTARRVAEQIVAIYDEATRLVEIEPRRLKIPFPRLPQSGLGTPR; this comes from the coding sequence GTGCGTCTTTATCGCATCGGCCTGTTCACCGACACCTACCTGCCTGGGCCAAATGGGGTTGCAACCAGCGTTTACCTGCTCAAACGCGAGTTGCGTCGCATGGGCCACGAGGCCTGGGTGCTGGCCCCCGAGATGCCGGATGCCGATCCCCATGAAGACTGGGTAGTACGGGTGCCCAGCGTGCCCTATCCCTTTTTTGAAAACCAGCGGCTGGCCATGCCCAGCAGCCGCCTGCTACCCACCGAGTTCGAGATTTTCCACACCCATACCCCACTGTTTATCGGTATCTGGGGCGCGCGGCTGGCCTACCGAAGCCGCCTCCCACACGTCTCGACCTTCCACACCCACCTGGAAAAATACGCCCACTACATCCCCGGTGTCGCCACCCTCGACAAGTACGTGGGCATCATGCAAAAGGTATGTCAGGCCTTCTACAACCGGGCCGATGTGGTGATAGCCCCGACCGAGCCAGTCAAACAACTGGCCGAAAGTTATGCCATAGAGCGCGAAATTAAGGTCATTCCAACCGGTATTGATACAGACATTTTGCAGTCGGCCCCCGACCCAATCTCACCCTGGCCGAGCGGGAAACGACGCTTGCTTCACATTGGGCGGCTGGGTAAGGAAAAGAGTGTGGATGTGGTCATCCGCGCTCTGGCCGAGATTCGCAAGGAATCGGATGCGCACCTGGCCCTGATCGGCATGGGGCCGGAGCGGGATGAGCTGGAGAAGCTGGCTTACGGGCTTGGCTTATCCGAGCATGTCACCTTTGTGGGGCCTGTCCCCTACGAGAAAATCGGCGGCTACTACCGCATGGCCGAGCTGTTCTTGTTTGCCAGTGAGACCGAAACCCAGGGGTTGGTTCTCTGGGAAGCGCAGGCAGTGGGCGTGCCGGTGGTAGCGGTGGGCGCCGAGGGTACGTTGCAAGGTGTAGAGGTAGGCAGCAGCGGCTACCTGGTACGGCCTGGTGACTATCGGGCCATGGCCGAGCGGGCGCTCGAGCTGCTCCGCGACGAACAATTGCGCCAGCGTTTTAGCGAAGGGGCTCGTAAGTTTGCCGACCAACGCACAGCCCGCCGTGTAGCCGAGCAGATCGTAGCCATCTACGATGAGGCGACCCGCCTAGTAGAAATTGAACCGCGCCGCCTAAAGATTCCCTTCCCTCGCCTACCGCAAAGTGGCCTTGGCACACCCCGCTAG
- a CDS encoding DUF58 domain-containing protein, whose amino-acid sequence MTRYRIRTRPTQPFAGERTQAVPGRGLEFYELRGYAQGDEPRFIDWRAFARTGRLYTRIFQAEAPARFTFFLDGSKSMQLHGKLPYAERVARLLVELARPEGAFFWGSGRYRGRLSWIEPGPSVLMNQPRPRGVTVLLTDGLDELDWSRLLQKLQRMVLVQIMAPEELSPGFGEALLHDVEVGQRLEVGQAEIQGYQAALEQHLLRLRSTARRLGSYALLRVGEPIVPGLIRQGVLEER is encoded by the coding sequence GTGACCCGCTATCGCATCCGCACCCGCCCCACCCAACCTTTTGCTGGTGAGCGTACCCAGGCCGTGCCGGGAAGGGGCCTCGAGTTCTACGAGCTGCGCGGGTATGCTCAGGGCGACGAACCTCGCTTTATTGACTGGCGGGCCTTTGCACGTACCGGGCGTTTATACACGCGCATCTTTCAGGCCGAAGCCCCAGCCCGCTTCACCTTTTTCCTGGATGGCTCCAAAAGTATGCAACTACACGGCAAGCTGCCCTACGCCGAGCGGGTAGCGCGACTTTTGGTAGAGCTGGCTCGACCGGAAGGCGCTTTTTTTTGGGGCAGTGGGCGTTACCGGGGCCGGTTGAGCTGGATTGAGCCAGGCCCTTCGGTACTGATGAACCAACCCCGGCCTAGGGGCGTCACGGTGTTGTTAACCGACGGCCTGGATGAGCTGGACTGGTCACGCCTGCTACAAAAGCTACAACGCATGGTTCTGGTTCAGATTATGGCCCCCGAGGAGTTGTCGCCTGGCTTTGGAGAGGCATTGCTGCACGATGTAGAAGTAGGCCAGCGGCTGGAGGTGGGACAGGCCGAGATACAGGGCTATCAGGCGGCCCTCGAGCAACACCTATTGCGCCTGCGAAGCACAGCCCGCCGTCTGGGTAGCTATGCCCTGTTGCGTGTGGGCGAGCCGATTGTGCCCGGCCTGATCCGACAGGGCGTTTTGGAGGAGCGCTGA
- a CDS encoding S8 family serine peptidase, protein MRLYILVFLLLLVGCSDQGVLAPAHTLPEEVVLEGLEGSLALRVGSSVAWRVESYNTWLSATPATGLGPRTIQLRAEFADEIQNQPEYTGSLRLSGDVHAEILVRLPLVRVVGGVVDSSPAAASVSSSSLPSQLQRTSSTPTPSATGDEILVKYRTDLRAAALPEGSRVLSHDRISRLTKLQSPNPQALLERLRLDPSVEWAEINGTVTAQGEPTDQFYPQQWYLRATGARFAYQQTYTTPITVAVVDTGVRYDHPDLAGRLWQPGEGAYDFVGDALPPEEPNKPYDPCGQPAPDGPGDNDPTDPCDLSAKDKGSHGTHVTGIIVANAGTFVPVCPTCTDSGMVGLAYNAPIKVLPLRVLGSGGSGTFEDVALAVRYAAGIPVVKGGQILQNPLPVQVINLSLGALLEPKDYPYLMCEAVADAVARGVLVVAAAGNYQDQAIKPGSMVYPAACPGAISVAATDMYNQVADYSQQNSEVDIAAPGGNIAQSGGGVLSTTWNYQTNLPNYTFYMGTSQATPQVAAALAMALSSGRASTATEAWNLIRSSATDLGAPGRDDAYGYGLLNLPGAFGWTLPRGGFLVSLSGPIARRVPVVDGRFETFLVPGRYTMVACRDDSGNSLCDSGEPKMERQVQVNGGNTLDLGTILVGP, encoded by the coding sequence ATGCGGCTGTATATTCTTGTGTTTTTGCTGTTGCTGGTGGGCTGTTCTGATCAGGGGGTACTGGCCCCCGCCCACACCCTTCCTGAGGAAGTTGTCTTGGAGGGCCTCGAGGGTAGTCTGGCCCTGCGGGTGGGCTCCAGCGTGGCCTGGCGGGTTGAAAGCTACAACACCTGGCTAAGCGCCACCCCTGCCACCGGCTTAGGCCCCAGGACGATACAGCTCAGGGCGGAATTCGCCGATGAGATACAAAACCAGCCCGAGTACACTGGAAGTCTTCGGCTTTCGGGGGATGTGCATGCAGAAATCTTGGTCCGGCTGCCTTTGGTGAGGGTTGTGGGGGGGGTGGTGGACTCGAGCCCAGCCGCTGCTTCGGTGAGTAGCTCGAGTCTGCCTTCCCAGCTGCAACGTACTTCAAGCACTCCGACCCCCAGTGCAACTGGTGATGAAATTCTGGTCAAATACCGCACCGACCTGCGCGCAGCCGCCCTCCCGGAGGGCAGCCGGGTTTTGTCCCACGACCGCATCAGCCGCCTGACCAAGCTTCAGTCGCCGAACCCCCAGGCTTTGCTGGAGCGCCTGCGCCTCGACCCCAGCGTGGAGTGGGCCGAAATTAACGGCACGGTAACGGCCCAGGGCGAGCCCACCGACCAGTTTTATCCCCAGCAGTGGTATCTGCGGGCCACCGGGGCGCGCTTTGCCTACCAGCAAACCTACACGACGCCCATCACGGTGGCGGTGGTGGATACCGGGGTGCGCTACGACCACCCCGACCTGGCCGGGCGGCTCTGGCAGCCCGGCGAGGGGGCCTACGACTTTGTAGGCGATGCCCTCCCGCCAGAGGAGCCAAATAAACCCTATGACCCCTGTGGCCAACCGGCTCCGGATGGACCCGGCGACAACGACCCTACCGACCCTTGTGATTTGTCGGCCAAAGACAAAGGCAGTCACGGAACCCACGTGACGGGCATCATTGTTGCGAATGCCGGTACATTTGTGCCTGTCTGCCCAACCTGCACCGATTCGGGTATGGTTGGGCTGGCCTACAACGCTCCAATCAAGGTTTTGCCCCTGCGGGTGCTGGGCTCAGGCGGCAGCGGTACTTTCGAAGACGTCGCTCTGGCCGTGCGCTATGCAGCAGGAATTCCGGTGGTAAAAGGAGGTCAAATTTTACAAAACCCCCTGCCGGTGCAAGTTATAAACTTATCGCTTGGTGCCCTGTTAGAACCCAAGGATTATCCTTACCTTATGTGCGAGGCGGTCGCGGACGCGGTTGCGCGGGGTGTTCTGGTGGTAGCGGCAGCGGGCAACTATCAGGATCAAGCTATAAAACCTGGTTCAATGGTTTATCCAGCGGCATGCCCTGGGGCCATCTCGGTCGCGGCCACCGATATGTACAACCAGGTGGCGGACTACAGCCAGCAAAACAGTGAAGTAGACATTGCTGCGCCGGGGGGCAACATCGCCCAGTCGGGGGGTGGTGTGCTCTCCACCACCTGGAATTACCAAACCAACCTGCCCAACTACACCTTCTACATGGGCACCTCCCAGGCCACCCCCCAGGTGGCAGCAGCGCTGGCCATGGCGCTGTCCAGCGGTCGGGCCAGCACTGCCACAGAAGCCTGGAACCTGATCCGCTCGAGCGCCACCGACCTGGGCGCGCCGGGCCGGGACGATGCCTATGGCTACGGTTTGCTCAACCTGCCGGGGGCTTTTGGCTGGACGCTGCCCAGGGGCGGGTTTCTGGTAAGCCTGAGTGGCCCCATTGCCCGGCGGGTGCCGGTGGTTGACGGGCGCTTCGAGACCTTTTTGGTGCCGGGGCGCTACACCATGGTAGCCTGCCGCGACGACTCGGGTAACAGCCTGTGCGATAGCGGCGAGCCTAAAATGGAGCGCCAGGTACAGGTGAACGGCGGGAATACCCTCGATCTAGGGACGATACTGGTTGGGCCCTAA
- the acnA gene encoding aconitate hydratase AcnA, with protein sequence MAYRDDFKTRKSLSTRMGEVHYFDIMELERQGIAPVSRLPFSIRVMLESLLRNHDEYKITKDDVVALANWQPDPGEVNVPLMLARVILQDFTGVPAVVDLAAMRDAVAKAGGNPEIINPTVPVDLVIDHSVQVDYFGTAYAFAQNVELEYKRNEERYRLIKWGQNALKNFRAVPPGTGIVHQVNLEYLASVVMTQKGEDGRLYAFPDSLVGTDSHTTMINGLGVLGWGVGGIEAEAVMLGQPYYMLAPRVIGFKLTGELPEGATATDLVLRVTEMIRKHGAVGKFVEFYGPGVSKLPLADRATIANMSPEYGATMGYFPIDDETLAYLRLTGRSDEQVDLVEKYAKATGLWRTDDAAPVYSEYLELDLSTVVPALAGPKRPQDRVNLGEVKKSFLEHLTKDPKERGFGLSPDKLDAKVTVKRGLEEFDLRHGSVVIAAITSCTNTSNPSVMLGAGLLAKKAVEAGLDTQPWVKSSLAPGSKVVTEYLDAAGLTPFLEALRFHTVGYGCTTCIGNSGPLPEDISRAVKEGDLVVAAVLSGNRNFEGRINPDVKANYLASPMLVVAYAIAGRMDIDFTSEPIGYDPNGKAIFLKDIWPSQEEIRQAVHRTLDAEMFRRQYATVFEGDERWKALPAPTGQLYQFDPNSTYIQNPPFFENLGQARETGDIKGARVLLLLGDSITTDHISPAGSIAKNSPAAKYLMERGVEPADFNSYGSRRGNHEVMMRGTFANIRIRNLMLDGKEGPYTKKLPKSERGSEPGTGEEMFVYDAAMQYKAEGTPLIVIGGIEYGNGSSRDWAAKGTYLLGVKAVIAQSFERIHRSNLVGMGVLPLQFQPGQSAASLGLTGYEVFDILGLEDITPGKELTVVATRADGSQLSFQVKARIDTLVEVDYYKNGGILQTVLKNMLAEKQKA encoded by the coding sequence ATGGCCTACCGAGACGACTTCAAAACCCGCAAGAGCCTCTCCACCAGGATGGGTGAGGTGCATTACTTCGACATCATGGAGCTCGAGCGTCAGGGCATCGCGCCGGTGTCCAGGCTGCCCTTCAGCATCCGGGTGATGCTGGAAAGCCTCCTGCGCAACCACGATGAGTACAAGATCACCAAAGACGACGTGGTGGCCCTGGCCAACTGGCAGCCCGACCCCGGCGAGGTCAACGTGCCGCTGATGCTGGCCCGGGTGATTCTGCAAGACTTTACCGGCGTACCGGCGGTGGTGGATCTGGCCGCCATGCGCGACGCAGTGGCCAAGGCCGGCGGCAACCCGGAGATCATCAACCCCACCGTGCCAGTGGATCTGGTGATTGACCACAGCGTGCAGGTGGACTACTTCGGCACCGCCTATGCCTTTGCCCAGAACGTGGAGCTGGAGTACAAGCGCAACGAGGAGCGCTACCGCCTGATCAAGTGGGGCCAGAACGCCCTCAAAAACTTCCGCGCGGTGCCCCCCGGCACCGGCATCGTGCACCAGGTGAACCTCGAGTACCTGGCCTCGGTGGTAATGACGCAAAAAGGCGAAGATGGTCGGCTCTATGCCTTCCCCGACAGCCTGGTGGGCACCGACTCCCACACCACCATGATCAACGGCCTGGGCGTGCTGGGCTGGGGGGTGGGCGGCATCGAGGCCGAAGCGGTAATGCTGGGCCAGCCCTACTACATGCTGGCCCCCAGGGTCATCGGTTTCAAACTGACCGGCGAGCTGCCCGAGGGGGCCACCGCCACCGACCTGGTGCTGCGCGTGACCGAGATGATCCGCAAGCACGGCGCGGTGGGTAAGTTCGTGGAGTTCTACGGCCCTGGGGTGTCCAAACTGCCGCTGGCCGACCGCGCCACCATCGCCAATATGTCGCCCGAGTACGGCGCCACCATGGGCTACTTCCCCATCGACGACGAGACCCTGGCCTACCTGCGCCTCACCGGGCGCTCCGACGAACAGGTAGACCTGGTGGAGAAGTACGCCAAAGCCACCGGCCTGTGGCGCACCGACGACGCCGCGCCGGTGTACAGCGAGTACCTCGAGCTCGACCTCTCCACCGTGGTGCCCGCCCTGGCCGGCCCCAAGCGCCCCCAGGATCGGGTGAACCTGGGCGAGGTGAAGAAGAGCTTCCTCGAGCACCTCACCAAAGACCCCAAGGAGCGCGGCTTTGGCCTCAGCCCCGACAAGCTGGACGCCAAAGTAACGGTCAAGCGGGGGCTCGAGGAGTTCGACCTCCGGCACGGCTCGGTGGTGATTGCCGCCATCACCAGCTGCACCAACACCTCCAACCCCAGCGTGATGCTGGGCGCGGGCCTGCTGGCTAAAAAAGCTGTGGAGGCCGGCCTCGACACCCAGCCCTGGGTTAAGAGCAGCCTGGCTCCTGGCTCCAAAGTGGTAACCGAGTACCTGGACGCCGCCGGCCTCACCCCCTTCCTCGAGGCCCTGCGCTTCCACACCGTGGGCTACGGCTGCACTACCTGCATCGGCAACTCCGGGCCGCTGCCCGAAGACATCTCCAGGGCGGTGAAGGAGGGCGACCTGGTGGTGGCCGCGGTGCTCTCGGGCAACCGCAACTTCGAGGGCCGGATCAACCCCGACGTCAAGGCCAATTACCTCGCCAGCCCCATGCTGGTGGTGGCCTATGCCATCGCAGGCCGCATGGACATTGACTTCACCAGCGAGCCCATCGGCTACGACCCCAACGGCAAGGCCATCTTCCTCAAGGACATCTGGCCCAGCCAGGAAGAAATTCGCCAGGCCGTGCACCGAACCCTGGACGCCGAGATGTTCCGCCGCCAGTACGCCACCGTCTTCGAGGGCGACGAGCGTTGGAAGGCCCTGCCGGCCCCCACCGGCCAGCTTTATCAGTTTGATCCCAACAGCACCTACATCCAGAACCCGCCCTTCTTCGAGAACCTGGGCCAGGCCCGCGAGACCGGCGATATCAAGGGTGCGCGGGTGCTGCTGCTGCTGGGCGACTCCATCACCACCGACCACATCTCGCCTGCGGGTAGCATCGCCAAAAACTCCCCCGCCGCCAAGTACCTGATGGAGCGCGGGGTCGAACCCGCCGACTTCAACAGCTACGGTTCCCGCCGCGGCAACCACGAGGTGATGATGCGCGGCACCTTTGCCAACATCCGCATCCGCAACCTGATGTTGGATGGCAAAGAAGGCCCCTACACCAAGAAGCTGCCCAAGTCCGAGCGCGGCAGCGAGCCTGGTACTGGCGAAGAGATGTTCGTCTACGACGCCGCCATGCAGTACAAGGCCGAGGGCACGCCCCTGATCGTGATCGGCGGTATCGAGTACGGCAATGGCAGCAGCCGCGACTGGGCTGCCAAGGGCACCTACCTGCTGGGCGTGAAAGCCGTCATCGCCCAGAGCTTCGAACGCATCCACCGCAGCAACCTGGTGGGCATGGGGGTGCTGCCCCTGCAGTTCCAGCCCGGCCAGAGCGCGGCCAGCCTGGGCCTCACCGGCTACGAGGTGTTCGATATCCTGGGCCTCGAGGACATCACCCCCGGCAAGGAACTCACCGTGGTAGCCACCCGCGCCGATGGCAGTCAGTTGAGCTTCCAGGTAAAGGCCCGCATAGACACTTTGGTAGAGGTGGACTACTACAAAAACGGTGGCATTCTGCAAACCGTGCTGAAGAACATGCTGGCCGAGAAGCAAAAGGCATAA